Genomic window (Danio rerio strain Tuebingen ecotype United States chromosome 24, GRCz12tu, whole genome shotgun sequence):
ACTTATGCAAACAAGATTTGAAAAATCTTTCATCTTAATCTATCTAATTGAATGCTATCTTTCTAAATGGctgttcaaatcatctggtgaaattatattcatatcacaatatatgttaaaaaaaatttttaaataataataataataataattttttaataaataaatcgcaGAACAAAAAATACCACAATATCATATTTTTCCTATTTCGTGCAGTCCTACTACAAGATCCTCAGCAGTCATTAAGATTTTTCTCAAATCACGTTTACATTTAAAGCTTCTACTAAAACTTAAGAATGAAGCAATGAATTTCTctgattatatacatatatttttttgcaattgtgCAAGAGCTTTGAAAATGACAACATCTAATAGTGATGATAAtatataaactgaataaataatcaCTTTACTCCTTCACTGTCAACTCAAGTTTATATGAcctgttttaaatgttatttatttatttatttttaagatactCTTCGTTTATACAGcaggaaaaataagtattgaacacgtccccatttttcttagaaaacatatttttaaaggtggcGTTGACTTTAAATTTTACCAAGATGTTAGTAAGAACCAAACAAATCTATATATGCAAAAAAACATAtcgaattagtttacaaattaagttatatgtaataaaatgaaatgacgcagggaaaaggTATTGAACCCATGAAGAAAGGTGTAGAGAGGCAGTGaaaacccagacagcagctgaaatctcacagtatttcttcagcaaccctctgcccttcctcagtgtaaattaatattagctgcttcagtcagacatctacattatcagaataatgaaaatgaaaccagggtggacatttcagcaaggcaataatctaaaacacagccaagcaaactctcagatgctttcagagaaagaaaatcaagctgtagaatggcccagccaataacctgacttgaatccaatagaaaatacaaaataaagctcagatttgatagacgagatcaAGATTTTACACACTGCTGAAGTCTATGAAAATCTTACACCTGAGAAattcatgtgactttattctccatttgAAAGTAGGCATGGAACGATAAACATTTTTAAGGAATACcgtggtttgaaaaagtcaaggttttaaaaccgctaaaattTCCTGTAATACTTACTAAGATATATAAaagagtttttttatttacttttttgtttttttaggacaacagtatctcaagCAGAAAAAAATCCAAAGATGTTTAAAGAAAACATGTCTTaaattgtaaaaaagaaaatctgtgtttttgaaaccaataaagacagcagaagtctagaattcatttgaattatttagcctgacatgtttactgctccaaaatacaataaatctttcaaaaaataaaatatattgcttttaaaaaagtttttgttttttaccctgacatttaaaaaaaacatattttaaagcattaaTCACAAAACCGTGATATCAtgaaactgtaatatttttatccaaggttatcataccgtcagaatcttataccggcccatttCTATTCACCTAGCCGACGAGtggccatttgaatctttttggctcgagacttccagtctcattcacttccattcatttttagacattaaaaactgctcgtttcactGTTTTatgttgtaaactgatattttcttattataatattctacttggtctaaattgtagagcaagcagtttcacctttttcagctgtttattattcctagtcatttctcccataggcgactgaattggaagttctaaaacaatcgcgaaaacaggcgcacttccgcattttagaataaggtcaatatgaggggtgtctttaagctgccatcaccaaaaaagcctttaatataaagtattaaacacatttcagtagttcagtttttctccttttgtcatttcattgttattacacattactaatttttcagattatttttgttttgttttgttttatttttgtattgtttatcaAAATCTGGTTTATTCATGTAGACgactcctttagaaatatttttcccAGTGAAAACATGACAtgatcaatacttattttccctgctctATATTCTCACACTATCAAATCTAAAATCTGGAATGTTTTGACTCAAGTTTATTTGATTGGTGTGggctttttctttctttatatattttttcaatgccATGTTTATGTGAGGGATTAAGTTATGCTTTAAACTGTAAAATGaaaaaactcaataaaaaaaatacattagccAAAACCATCAACTCATCATCAGCTCACCATATTTGTCGGATCAATGGCTCCTTCTTTGGCCCTCATGGGACATTCGACAAACTCGTAAGCTCTTTCCTGATGCACAGGAGCAGCCGGTGGTGTCTGAGCCTGATGCATCGGGCACTCAGGAGGCGGAGAGCCTGGGTTTACATTACACATGATCAATTATTGCTACTAAAATCCACATTTCAAGTAAACAGATGCTGCATGACTCACTTTTGGGAGGCTCCTGATGCATGGGACACCCGGGGGGAGGAGAAGCACCGGCAAAATGAGGAGCGGAAATCACAGACTCTGCCCGAATAGTGGGAGCAAGACTGGATACGGATGCGCCCATGATGAACACCAGCCCTGAAGAGATGAGGGCAGCGAAATTAAGGCgtaaatacaattgaagtcagaataattagccctcctgaaatattagcatccctgtatattttcccccaatatctgttaaacaaaaagatatttttccaacacatttctaaacataatagttttaatagctcatttctaatcacagatttaatttatctttgccatgatgacagtaaataatattttactagatatttttcaagacacttctatacagcttaaagtgacacttaaaggcttaactaggcaagttcttgtataacggtggtttgttctgtacacattcagaaaatatagcttaaagggggctaataactttaaccttaaaatggttttaataaataaaaaactgttttttttctagccgaaataaaataaataggactttctacagaagaaaaaatattacaggaaatactgtgaaaatttcctctgttaagcataatttgggaaatcattcattcattcattcattttcttttttgggttagtctctttatttatcaggggttgccacagcggaatgaaccgccaacttatccagccaattttttacacagcggatgcccttccagctgcaataaattgggaaatatttggggggaaaaaaattataatttacaggagggtgaataactttgacttcaactgtatatctactatctatgattaccTCTATCTACCATTGATggttatttattaaacatcaacattgaacaactgaaatcAAAACATTCAATAAAACAGTCACTTTTCTTCTTAtgaataaaagagaaaataaaataacttgcacgattgaaaacaaatttattattcatatttaatattagaAGCAGTATTAATTTCCCACACCCttctaaataaatgattaaaatacttGACAAAGAAACATTATTACACCTCATATTTAGGCATTTAAGCTATTTGAAACATTATAGCAGAGATGTTTTGCATttaacagcattttttattcattcattcgttttcttctcggcttagtccctttactaacttggtgtggccacagcggaatgaaccaccaacttatccagcatatacaattatgcagcggatgcccagcTTCAACTAACAGCCTTTTTATACGTACAAAATTATTTCTGTCGAATTGTTCTGAGGCCAAAATAGGATGTTTCATCTTCAATTTTTCAATATAATCATCTTTCAGACAGTAATTTGACAAATCACAAGCGAGATAGTTTTATAACAGATTTTTATCAAGTGAAAAAGATCTAACACATCATAACACTGAGCTTTCATATAGACAAACGTGACCTTTTTTATGGTCGTTTTAGTCGTTGCTGGTCACCATTAATTCTTATTGTTTTGAAGTAACGTTAATAACAGTCACACATGTACAGAACAGCCTTCCAATACagtcatttacacatacacttaACACCAACCAGCATGTTACTTAACAAACAACTACTTCAAAACGAATCCAGCTTTTTGTAAAAGTTCATAAACTTTATTTATGACtgaatattgacaaaaaaaagacaaactcaCCTTTCGCTGTCTCTTATGTGATCATAGGACGATGCGCAATGTCAACGTGCACCGCTACTTCCGCTTCATCCAGCATGCACCGCGTGAGGGGCAGGACCAAATAATGACGCAGCTTATGAATATTAACAATGTTGAGAAAGCGTTGCTGGCTGCTTGTGCTCAGTCTTGCCAAATTAGCAATTTTGTCGCTAATTTTGCAACTTTTCATACTACCCCAGCaacgttttttgtttgtttttcaaaagTTCAAAAAGCACCCAGCAAcaattttagcaatttttaacattcACTTGGCGCCTAGATATACACATTAGATGTCgtctaccctgttgttgtcttttggaaggaatgcgtcaatagagccgccattttggaacagggtagcgctcctttgaaatgaatgcgggaccaaggtacagtggaggactgtagccatccaaagccagagatgaacacatatatctatgatcgggagttttcctggatgttagtatgtaattataatttttttaattacgaaaattataattttacatcacttttctacattgatagaTAAGTGATCGCATTGGCATTCCTgtcaaaaagcttgtgtttgtgtgtccggaaatgtactattcaccctccctgttaaatttgatctaatcatgtcctgaaaccacctcctgctttcacttcacaTACAGACGGATCAGcgactcgtttgtgaatgaatctccgttataaacgactcgttcactagccgacaataatacaagtttctggcagcgcagcatctcgttgtcatatctTTAGCATTgcttgctgattttattcaacaaaactagcataagccgagtatttagtgcgagtggTGCTACTAATGGTGAATGCAGTATgtactattgacgcatgctcatgGTCTCTATGCgaaatctagtgtatatatctatgggcgccttttagaaatttaaaaagtgactcaaaagcgcagtggctgcaggcttcactcagtagagTAAATTGCTAGCTCAGATTATTTTCATAACTGTTAACTTACTGATATATTTAGTTAGCAGTTAATTCCAATCGTGCTATAATTGTCATTTTCACAAATGTGTTATtttcacaagttaaaaagagtaagtacacaagctgtgattgtttAAAGGAATGTAAATATTCATTATCAgtgttgtatttaaaaataaaaaattcttatcAAAAAGTGTGTGttacttttacaaatagtcaactttatttttcatacaaatctaaatggacaTGTTTCAAATAATGTAAAAAGATGTCGTTTTGAGTTGCGATAACGTAATGACATCATCACACAAATATGTTAACAAGAACCTATTACTGAgcatctggatgtaatgttttagtataatataatacgGCCTTCCATACCTCAGAGTAGATATATGACGGAAGATACTGCATGATGACGTGAATGATATGCAAATTAGtggcaacatttagctacttttcattgaaaatagttggcaacactgttaGTCATCAATtttggcaacctgtgcttgtgtTTTTGATTCAGTAATGCAATACCTATTTcatccactgggtgtcaaacttctatactgcacctttaaatgcaatatttgtataaaatattattaataataataataataagtaaattaacttaattcattaacatttttaatgatcatttattaataaagttattggAATTAAGAATTAAGTAAATTTATTTTGATGAGAGACTGAAATGAACCACTACAAAGGTTTTACCTGAAAAAGAATCGACACATGACACAATCATAGATCAAAATGAACATATTGCTTTATTGAGGCAAATGGCATAATGCAAGTGAAAAAAGTAAGACACGTGAAAGATTACCCATGTTCAAAACTGTCGTGTCGCTCGAGTACATGCACTTACTTTCTTTCACTCAAAAACAAGATCCCTGCCGCCACCGTAACAAATGTAAACCTTATAAAACAACAACTCCCGTGACAGCGTGTggaaacataaaaacataagAGATACTGTTGCATTTCACACATCCCATAAATCAAACATCAACGCTGCTGAACGCTGAAGGTTTGGTCATTGTGTATagaaatatttttctttctttaatttattaataagtaaaaaaatctaTTCCAAATGTAGAAATCAGCCTCGGAAATGACGTGCAAGaggttttaataactaataaactaTCCCTTATTTGTCCTTCGCTTGCTTCCATTTACTGTCTGTTCTTCTGAAAATTAACCATGATTTTACTACAAATTCAACCAAATGGTCATTTTAAACTACGGTAACTACAACTATAATGATGGTAACCACAAATTCACAATGGTTTTTACCGGAGGTCCAGTTTCCTGCAAATTATAGGTACAAACCTGCACAGAAAGCGTATTATGAGCTTGATTagttagcccaggtgtgtctaattggggttggagctaaactttgcaggacaccagctctcCAAGACCAACTAACCATAATTTTTCCATTGTATTTGTATACAACCTTAAAATAAACACGGCTACCACACTTTTACTATAGTAAATCATGCTGAATTTTTGTAAGAGTGGGTTTTGCAAGGATTTTCATTATCATACTGATGATTCTGACCTTTGGTTGTAACTTTAACAAACACAAACTAGTCATACATGACTAAACAcccaactgaaaaaaaacagcaaatgctggtaaggtatgttttgatgctggtcttgctggtttcaatgctggttttgctggtttcatTGCTGGTTTAGATGGTCTTGATTGTTTCAGTGCTGGTCTTAATACTGgtccagcaaaaccagcattgagaccaatattgaaaccagcaaaaccaacattgaaaccagcaagaccagcatcgagaccagcaaaaccagcattggaaccagcaagaccagcatcgagaccagcaaaaccagcattggaaccagcaagaccagcatcaaGACCAGCAAATCCAGCATTGAGACCAAGAAACCCTTAccagcatatgctttttttttcagcagggcaccACACCTTTACTATAATAAATCATGGTGAATTTTAGTAAGGATGGATTTTGCAAGGATTTTCCTTATTATACTGATAATTCTGACCTTTGGTTACAACGTTAACAAGAAAAAACAGAGAAAACAGTCACACGACTAAACAccctgcaaataataataataaaaaaaacagcaaatgctGATAATGTTTTGATAatggtatgttttgatgctggtcttgctggtttcaatgctgttTTTTTCTGGATTCAGAGCTAtttttgctggtttcaatgcttgTTTTGCTGGTTTCAATTGTGGTGTTGCTGGAtttaatgctggtcttgctggtttcaatacTGGTCTCAAAGCTGGTTTTGCTTctttcaatgctggttttgcttctttcaatgctggtcttgctggtttcaatgctgttTTTGCTGATTTCAGAACTGGTTTTGCTTGTCTCGCTGGTTTTCGTGTTGGTCTCAATAACCtggcaagaccagcattgaaagcAGCAATAAAACGAAAACTACAAgacggtatgatgccgttccttttcacgctagCAGCTGACCGCTTCACTCCGTATGGactgctttcccactgttaccagtttgtccagtggctcaccgcGTACGTCGTCGAACATGAAACGCAGAGAAATTGACGATAGGGTTCTAGTCCAGCGaataacagttccagaaagcagataagacaaaaacaaaaaattaaaataaacaagtaaataccagggtgaaaatgtggtaaaaattaggtagctgcaagggcttttctttttctggattgcttttgaaaacactattggttgggttatgGGAAGTGGTTGAgcactggtcaatcggtgctttcgAAAACACCTTTGGTTGGGTTTATGAAAGGAATGGGTGGGGTGATCGGTCGGCAGTGGTCTCTGGTGGACTGAAACCAGCAAAACCATCagaaaccagcattgaaaccagcatcaAAACCAGCAAGACCACCATTaacaccagcaaaaccagcattgaaaccagcatcaAAACCAGCATTCAAACCAGCAAGACCACCATTAAAACCatcaaaaccagcattgaaaccagaaAGACCAGCATCAAAACAGACCTTACCAGCAGCATATGCTAGTTTTTTCAAAACCGAGTGGTACAAAAAGACGCTGAAGAAATCAAATAAAGTATGTTTATTTAACCAAAAAAAGGCATTTTGAGTGACTGGATGCAAAGGCAAAACATAAACTCACAAGTATTCCTGTATAACTCGTCCCAATGACAGGCATTCCCTTTTATAGGTCTCAAAATTCAAGTACTTAAGTTTGTTAAAAACAGAAAATCGTttccacacaaaacaaaacaataaaactcgTCATGCGCTCTCACATCCGAATGCGTGTGCGAATATTCTAGACTATACATGGTGACAATGAATTTATAAAAGCATCTCTGCGTTGTGAAATTCTCTCGTATGCTGTATAGATATCTACTCTGATACATCGACGACGTGTATATCTTTccgttaaaaaataataaatatgtcgTACAAACATTACCATGCTGTCCCAGTGTGAAACTGGATTAATAAATTAGGTGCGATGCAAGGAAAAGAGTTTTTCGACATTCAAATAAGCTCAAATAAGCCAACCCAAGCTCTTGCGATTCCATTTGTCAAAATAGTCCCGATAATTTAAGTTCGGTACTGATTGGATACACTGTACACAAACGTTCATTAAAATAGCCATCGTATGTTCAATAAAATCTCTATGTACAATGCAAACATTCAGAGAACAACATCGCCGCATGCAATTAACTGTACAGTGCGAACAAAGCATTTGTGTGAAAGGGAATAAATCCGAAGTGAATCTGGAGCGAGTGTAAACCGGTTCATTAACAAGTACAGTTCAATgcttgtataaaaaaatattttggcgATTTAACCCACAGGTTTCATCATTTCCTCAAcataggctaattctgaaaacgtagccctgtataatattctggagattgcgaattacgTAGCTAGAGCTGCATTTCGTCTTGAAAATGAACGATAGAGGGCAGTATGACGCCGTGTGGACAACTTTACCACTGTAACCGCGTACGTCGGCGAACATGAAACGCAGAGAAGTTGACTGCTACGATAGGGTTCTAGTCCGGCGaataacagttccagaaagcggataagacaaaaacaaaagataaaaattaaaataagtcgGTAGGGTCTAAGGAAGTGGTTGtgcgctggtcaatcagtgctttttaaaacactatcggttgggtttaggaagggggagggtggggctATTGATCGGTTGATTGGTCAGACAGTcgtcagtggcctctggtggatttacgaattCACAAGTGGCACtgacgagagaaatttgagatctcaaaaagcgtacacagcggcctctggtggattagcgaaaacaaaaacggcaacaacaaaaaaatgtacgTTCTGGGACGcattttgcactctccagaaatgtatacagggctacgttttcagaatgagcctgggttgcatttccTTCATTAAAAAGTCACGAATACAGCATGACGTTGATCTTCCGTCTTCAGTAGAATGATCCGAATGGCAGATTTTCTTCATTTGTAGTGCAGCGCAGTTGTGTGGATGAATCTTTCACAGTCAATAAATGCGGCATTTAGGTAAACGTTAACATCTTGCTGACCATTGGCACATAGTACAGTGATTGAGAGCGACGGATTTAACTTTTTTCCCGACGAATAAATAACGTGGTTTACCAGCCCACAGTTTAATTAAAACCAGCTTCATGCATTTAAAAATTCAAGAGTTAAAATACAGTTCAGCCGGTGGATGCGTACAGTGCACTGTTAGCACTTCTGGTGCAGTTTTCCCCCcgaaaaaattacaaaataaaagtctatcCAAGCATATAAGATGTCTTAAAGTTTCACCTGTGAAATATTGCTCtggggggtgtttttttttttgtttgtttgtttgtttttaatctcCGGTCACTACTTCATAGTGTCCTTGGGTTGTTCATTTCTAAATAACACAACAACCCAGTCAGTGAGCAAGTcgtgtaaaaagtgaaaattcacACTTCTCCCCCCAGCTCAATCTGTTTTTCCGTTCTCTTGGCTCTCAGCTTTGGATTTCCGGCTGGATTGCAAGACTTTATAGCAGCCGCGAAAGATTTTATGCATCCACATGACGTTCATGATGTCCAGGCAGATGCTAGAGAATATCCAAGCGCTCCGGCCGCCAAACGAAACCCTGTAGAAGGCTTCGGTGCCATACACGGAGCACATCCGGCTGTAGTAAACGGGCATGACGGCGATGCGCACCAGGAAAAACACCGCCGCCATCAGCACACCGTTAGCCATGTTGGGCCTGGAGGATTTGGGGTAACCTAATACTTCAAAGAACCAGCTGGAAAACACAGGTGAGCAAAGTGACATGCTGTCAATATGTGGATAACTTCCTAAAGACAGCATTAGAAAGGCATCTAGAATAAACCCATTTTTactacatttacagttgaagtcagaattattagaccctgtatatttattttctgtttaacagaaaaaaaaatttttcaacacatttctaaacataatagttttaataactcatttgtatttaactgatttattttatctttgcatgatgacagtaaataatatttgactagatttttttcaagatactagtattcagcttaaaacgacatttgaaggcttaactagggtaattaggcaagtcattctacaatgatggtttgttctgaagacaatcataaagaaatattgcttaaggggctgatcattttgaccttgaaattgttttcaaaaaaattaaaacagcttttattctagccaaaatgaaactaaccagactttctccagaataaatctgactttaactgtacataacactttttatttataatttttttatataaaaggaaataaaagaaaaataatttaatctATTCATAAATAAAGccttttaaaaatactaatacaaattacaaaacaacaaaactgacaaactattaattaaatcaataaaaaaaaaattgtaagttTCCACTGCCATGAAATTATTGCTTATTATTTTTCGCCACCCATTTGGTCAGCAAAACGGTCcaacacaaataataaatagaaatatatttttgtgcacAAAAAAAGGAGTGAATATTTACTGAGAATGTCAATACTGTTTATTCGGAGTTCatgttaaaataagtaaaaaataataataaataaaaataaaaatagcttctcctgctcaccaaggctacatttaattaatcaaaaatacggtacaaattgtaaaattgtaaaatgttattccactataaaaaaaacagttaaaaaaagtagtttataatttaatttaataatttattccagtgtttttaaagatgaattttcagcttcattactccagtcttcgtgatccttcagaaatcactctaacatgattattattattaattatggtaatggtaataaaagcaataatgattggagtaataatttaattcgAAACTATATACaataagaaatcagttatttaaaattgtaataaatatttacatttaataaaaaaaataaataaaccttgaAAAAAACTGACCCCCAAGTTTTAACGGGGATTGTAAATAAACCTttcataataaaatgataaaaataaactttaaaaaaaacagcatttcacaatacaaaatactaaaaatactaaaaaaaaaaaaaactaatagaaAAATACTAATAGAAAATACtaacaaatataacaaaactacaaaatagattaaataaaaaaataataataattcactcaattgaacacaaaaaaacacttgcaacACTTCACTGCCATggaattattgcttattttgccACCCATTTGGTCAGCAAAAATGTAATCATcccatataaatattaaataaacatcttATTTTTTGTCCACAAAAAGGCATAGAACATTTACTGTGAAAGCTAATATAATCAATCCACATGTCATGTTGTTATTAATGAAATCAAGACTACATGGCGAGCCTGAAAGATAACTCAACGGTCAACAAAACACCTACCGTTGGTTAACACAGGGTGTGGAAAACTCTGCAAGCAGACGGAAGTTAGCAAAATAAGGCAACATTCCTTGACCCTGGAAACACAAGGTgaagaacaaacaaatgacacagaCACGAGTTATAGAAAAACACAGCCTCATGAATCAGCTCCAACATCTCCCGCTGTCAGAAATGCACACTAATGAGTCTCAAGTTATGATACTGATACTTCCCTCTGACAAATATAACAAAAACTAAGTAAAAACAGCAGGAAAAGAGAAAAGAGTTTGCATTGACACTGCTATTCTAGAAATACAGGGACTATTTGTAGATTAAGTTGCCTAAACCCTTTAAAGTTTACCATCTAAATGAAGCTCGCAACTTTTAGTAGATACGTAAACTAacaaagtacaaaataaaaataaggagGACGCAAAATTGCAAACATCTGTGTGTAATATCCTAAAATACTGATATTTGATAAGGGTATTTCCTgctgttttttgtgttttaagtTGTACCTTTGAATAAGTTTCCATTTAAATGCGTGATATTTTGCATCAGTGACCCATAAGTAAAATAAGTATGATTTCTAATATGATTAATCATGTTTACTTCACACTTGCTAACACTCACCTGTTTAATTCAcactatttaaatagttttttttttgttgcactaCCTCATTTGTCCACAAGATGTCTGAATCGGCTCATTGTTTGAGACTCATTCTTTGGATATTTGTTTACAAAGTAATTGACATACTTGATTCATTTCAATTCACGCATCAAAACAACTTtcataaacaacaaaaatcataCACTGAGTATTGAGAGGTAGAAATTTGACtcagtttaaaatgatttcttTCAGTTTCTTGGCGATTTACCCCACCGAAGACATCATTTAATTTTGTTGTGCCTGAATATTATATTCCctgattaatgttttttattgatTGCATCATATTTATCACCTTATTTTTAttccagttttatttatttttttgtcatttttacctAAAACTAAGTTAACATTTCTAATTTTGAGTCTCATCTAATTCCATCAAAAagttatatttaattgtattgtaattGCATTATATTCATAGaagttttgaataaaaaataagtttaatattatataaacattACATAAACATTATAACATAAATGCcgtcattaattttc
Coding sequences:
- the tlcd4a gene encoding TLC domain-containing protein 4 isoform X5; this translates as MPTDPAGTQTNDLLAWGRVAMDPFSQLILLISVVSFFFFQWLFHSVSPWASSRISPGFLKLTHKQKIEWNSRTVSTLHALLVGLFCLYILFFDEAVNQDPVWGDPTLVKINGQGMLPYFANFRLLAEFSTPCVNQRWFFEVLGYPKSSRPNMANGVLMAAVFFLVRIAVMPVYYSRMCSVYGTEAFYRVSFGGRSAWIFSSICLDIMNVMWMHKIFRGCYKVLQSSRKSKAESQENGKTD
- the tlcd4a gene encoding TLC domain-containing protein 4 isoform X4 produces the protein MAEGMSVKHLLYFSPGAWGRVAMDPFSQLILLISVVSFFFFQWLFHSVSPWASSRISPGFLKLTHKQKIEWNSRTVSTLHALLVGLFCLYILFFDEAVNQDPVWGDPTLVKINGQGMLPYFANFRLLAEFSTPCVNQRWFFEVLGYPKSSRPNMANGVLMAAVFFLVRIAVMPVYYSRMCSVYGTEAFYRVSFGGRSAWIFSSICLDIMNVMWMHKIFRGCYKVLQSSRKSKAESQENGKTD
- the tlcd4a gene encoding TLC domain-containing protein 4 isoform X6, giving the protein MDPFSQLILLISVVSFFFFQWLFHSVSPWASSRISPGFLKLTHKQKIEWNSRTVSTLHALLVGLFCLYILFFDEAVNQDPVWGDPTLVKINGQGMLPYFANFRLLAEFSTPCVNQRWFFEVLGYPKSSRPNMANGVLMAAVFFLVRIAVMPVYYSRMCSVYGTEAFYRVSFGGRSAWIFSSICLDIMNVMWMHKIFRGCYKVLQSSRKSKAESQENGKTD